A window from Actinomycetes bacterium encodes these proteins:
- a CDS encoding class I SAM-dependent methyltransferase has translation MNKDVIEETPEIWGDDATTDSATVRENYDRFAGTGSYDETFDEWGYVAPVTAAALMRNYSPVAGSVLDAACGSGLSGAALANLGYDHVTGVDISPKLLELAEGTGAYERLECVDMQDLPLPFSDDEFDAVSLIGALTYFETTDILRELYRITRSGGHIVFTQRDDIMRTQDYASELDRMEDEGRWHRVLGTEPMPYLPAHPEYGERIRVQYFVYRVA, from the coding sequence ACGGACAGCGCCACGGTCCGGGAGAACTACGACCGCTTCGCAGGGACCGGTTCGTACGACGAGACATTCGACGAGTGGGGATATGTGGCGCCGGTCACCGCGGCTGCCCTCATGCGCAACTACTCGCCGGTCGCGGGCAGCGTGCTCGACGCCGCGTGCGGTTCGGGACTGTCGGGCGCCGCCCTGGCGAACCTGGGCTATGACCATGTGACGGGCGTGGACATCTCGCCGAAGCTTCTCGAACTGGCCGAGGGCACGGGTGCCTACGAGCGCCTCGAGTGCGTCGACATGCAGGACCTGCCACTGCCGTTCTCCGACGATGAGTTCGATGCGGTGAGCCTCATAGGGGCGCTGACCTACTTCGAGACCACCGACATCCTCCGGGAGCTGTACCGGATCACGCGCAGCGGCGGCCACATCGTGTTCACCCAACGCGACGACATCATGCGCACGCAGGACTATGCGAGCGAACTCGACCGGATGGAGGACGAGGGCCGCTGGCATCGCGTGCTCGGCACGGAGCCGATGCCCTACCTGCCGGCCCACCCCGAGTACGGCGAGCGCATCAGGGTCCAGTACTTCGTGTACCGGGTTGCCTGA
- a CDS encoding deoxyribodipyrimidine photolyase: MTELRLPETGRAAAEEFVSARLAHLCSDDVRGSGSVRGGATAAESALASFEVRGYARTRNEVLPPDSRGASRLSPYIRHGLLSLQRVWNSVEGGPEKDVRRFRDELLWQEYSRHWYATHGSRTGRGVRREMVVARDGEGWDRDLACVSTAIDELHTDGWLVNQQRMWLASHWSVRNGFDWRRGEDEFFRHLLDGSRAANRLGWQWVTGVGSAKPYGFSRWQVDKRAPGLCSTCPHNQACPIEDFPTEPAYAEQPEYQRMDSPGLFGPTEVQKQGPSEWLWLTAESLGNDPAMSANPELPAVFVFDAPLLSRLQLSSKRLVFLTETLADLGTRRKLVLRLGDPLEELAGLSLSVTHAPVPRFARLISKLKVSETHPWQWLCPPGGARVNSFSTWRRSVEEPT, translated from the coding sequence ATGACTGAGCTTCGGCTCCCAGAGACCGGCCGCGCCGCAGCCGAGGAGTTCGTGTCGGCGCGTCTGGCGCACTTGTGCAGTGACGATGTGCGTGGCTCTGGCTCAGTGCGCGGTGGCGCCACAGCAGCGGAATCGGCGCTCGCTTCTTTCGAGGTCCGCGGCTACGCCCGGACTCGCAACGAGGTTCTGCCGCCAGATTCGCGGGGCGCCTCGCGGTTGTCTCCCTACATCCGTCATGGCCTGCTCTCACTTCAACGCGTTTGGAACTCAGTCGAAGGTGGACCCGAGAAGGACGTGCGGCGCTTCCGTGACGAGTTGCTCTGGCAGGAGTACTCGAGACATTGGTACGCGACCCATGGCTCCCGAACAGGTCGCGGGGTCAGGCGCGAGATGGTGGTTGCCCGCGACGGGGAAGGCTGGGACCGTGATCTTGCATGCGTCTCGACCGCGATCGACGAGCTCCACACAGACGGTTGGCTCGTTAACCAGCAGCGCATGTGGCTGGCCAGCCATTGGTCGGTTCGCAACGGCTTCGACTGGCGCCGTGGGGAAGACGAGTTCTTCCGGCATCTTCTTGACGGTTCGCGTGCTGCTAACCGCTTGGGTTGGCAGTGGGTGACCGGCGTCGGGTCAGCGAAGCCCTACGGATTCAGTCGCTGGCAGGTGGACAAGCGCGCTCCGGGGTTGTGTTCCACCTGTCCACACAATCAGGCGTGCCCAATCGAGGACTTCCCAACAGAGCCCGCCTACGCCGAGCAGCCGGAATACCAGAGGATGGACAGCCCTGGGCTGTTCGGACCCACCGAGGTCCAAAAGCAAGGCCCCTCCGAATGGTTGTGGTTGACCGCCGAGTCACTCGGGAACGATCCGGCCATGTCGGCCAATCCGGAACTGCCAGCCGTATTCGTGTTCGACGCACCTTTGCTCAGCCGCCTACAGCTGTCTTCCAAGCGGCTCGTGTTCCTGACAGAGACACTGGCCGACCTGGGAACTCGCCGAAAACTCGTACTCCGGTTGGGAGACCCACTTGAGGAATTGGCTGGGCTGTCTCTTTCAGTAACCCATGCACCGGTGCCGAGGTTCGCCCGCCTGATCTCGAAGCTGAAGGTCAGCGAGACGCATCCATGGCAATGGCTATGTCCGCCAGGAGGCGCTCGGGTCAACTCGTTTTCGACTTGGCGCCGAAGCGTCGAGGAGCCGACATGA
- a CDS encoding DUF2510 domain-containing protein, whose amino-acid sequence MSTPQPGWYLDPWSTTHWRWFDGTDWTGHTEPMRQPAASQAPAAPMAVVDVETTGLGAADRIVEIAVVSIDATTGQVLDEFETLINPRRDVGPTSIHGVTASMVTDAPEFGDIAGIIAERFDGTVIAAHNLGFERRVLGSEFDNCGVALDWGAGFCTYAATGLKLSEACWVRGIELTGAHTALGDARATAQLAYQVWGDDDPAGYVQAAVSRAPRIAGTRLATRSSGRDTVDASTQRGFVAAIAKKVTGPGDRTGHENAEASYFELIDSVVEDFQVTGEERTALTELADNLDLDEPTVRVLHRMFVNECVNVAVDDDIVTDDELEALLRVAALLDVPADVVAQRVDSYRAMDVEVDLVEGLEVGFTGEAVIQVDGTDAVLEREDFEDLCSAAGLVPLSKSVRKKSTGLLVAADPESRSGTAGKARKFGIPITTSQAMFSAIQSGQPSVPARVMTADHLALVCTACGTSWLAKRRQSEPLCNSCKS is encoded by the coding sequence ATGTCCACCCCGCAGCCCGGCTGGTACCTGGATCCATGGTCAACAACCCATTGGAGATGGTTCGACGGCACCGACTGGACCGGGCACACGGAACCCATGCGGCAGCCGGCGGCCAGCCAGGCACCTGCTGCGCCGATGGCTGTGGTCGATGTGGAAACGACCGGCTTGGGAGCAGCGGACCGGATCGTGGAGATCGCTGTCGTGTCAATCGACGCGACCACTGGGCAGGTGCTTGACGAGTTCGAAACGCTCATCAATCCGCGACGCGACGTCGGGCCGACCAGCATCCATGGTGTCACCGCCTCGATGGTCACCGACGCCCCCGAATTCGGTGACATCGCAGGGATCATCGCTGAACGATTCGACGGCACCGTGATCGCTGCCCACAACCTCGGGTTCGAGCGGCGAGTTCTCGGCTCCGAGTTCGACAACTGTGGTGTGGCGTTGGACTGGGGTGCAGGGTTCTGCACCTATGCCGCCACAGGGCTAAAGCTGTCCGAGGCGTGCTGGGTTCGCGGAATCGAACTCACAGGCGCGCACACCGCTCTCGGTGACGCCCGGGCAACAGCACAGCTCGCATATCAGGTGTGGGGCGACGACGACCCGGCCGGCTACGTTCAAGCGGCGGTCTCCCGTGCACCGCGCATTGCCGGTACCCGGCTCGCTACCCGATCAAGTGGACGCGACACGGTCGATGCCAGCACGCAACGGGGTTTCGTGGCGGCCATCGCCAAGAAGGTGACCGGCCCCGGGGACCGCACCGGTCACGAGAACGCCGAGGCGTCCTACTTCGAGCTGATCGACAGCGTTGTCGAAGACTTCCAAGTCACTGGCGAGGAACGCACAGCATTGACTGAGCTGGCCGACAACCTCGACCTGGACGAGCCGACCGTGCGCGTGCTGCACCGCATGTTCGTCAACGAGTGCGTCAACGTCGCAGTTGACGACGACATTGTCACCGACGACGAACTCGAAGCGCTCCTTCGTGTCGCAGCGCTGCTTGACGTTCCCGCTGACGTCGTTGCCCAACGTGTCGACAGCTACAGGGCGATGGATGTGGAAGTGGACCTGGTCGAGGGCCTCGAGGTGGGCTTCACCGGCGAAGCAGTCATCCAAGTGGACGGCACGGACGCTGTGCTCGAACGCGAGGACTTCGAGGACCTGTGTAGCGCCGCCGGCCTGGTGCCGTTGTCCAAGAGCGTGCGCAAGAAGTCCACGGGCCTACTCGTCGCCGCCGACCCGGAATCACGTTCCGGCACGGCTGGCAAGGCACGCAAGTTCGGGATCCCGATCACGACATCGCAGGCAATGTTCTCCGCCATCCAATCCGGCCAGCCGTCGGTTCCAGCTCGAGTAATGACCGCCGACCACCTAGCGCTCGTTTGCACAGCGTGCGGAACATCGTGGCTGGCCAAGAGGCGGCAATCGGAACCGCTGTGCAACAGCTGCAAGTCCTAG
- a CDS encoding winged helix-turn-helix transcriptional regulator: MSASQGPPSKAGRQELDDGLGNVLFDVWLVSRATIALIDEVVRPSGLDADEFAVYSVLASGDGMTPSELAHWMAAPPTTVSSYVKRFERRGHVRRVANPGDGRSYRVELTESGRLAHRSAGDLFAPVLQQVTERIGEQADETHLSLRALHEVVDSLDRPVQGSALGQDPAPTGPGPADG, from the coding sequence ATGTCCGCAAGTCAAGGACCACCGAGCAAAGCGGGGCGTCAGGAGCTCGACGATGGGCTCGGCAACGTGCTGTTCGACGTCTGGCTTGTGTCACGCGCCACCATCGCCCTGATCGACGAGGTCGTGCGGCCATCTGGTCTGGATGCCGACGAGTTCGCCGTCTACTCGGTCCTCGCCTCGGGTGACGGCATGACCCCTTCAGAGCTGGCGCACTGGATGGCAGCTCCCCCAACCACCGTGTCCAGTTACGTGAAGCGGTTCGAGCGACGCGGCCACGTCCGCCGCGTCGCCAACCCTGGCGACGGGCGCTCCTATCGGGTGGAACTCACCGAATCAGGTCGCCTGGCACACCGCTCGGCGGGGGACCTCTTCGCCCCGGTGCTTCAGCAGGTGACCGAGCGCATCGGCGAGCAGGCCGACGAAACCCATCTCAGCCTTCGAGCCCTCCACGAGGTTGTCGATTCCCTCGACCGCCCGGTCCAAGGCTCGGCGTTGGGCCAGGACCCGGCCCCGACCGGGCCAGGCCCAGCAGACGGCTGA
- a CDS encoding FAD-dependent oxidoreductase — MGESIDTRDGVIVVGGGYAGLHAVRAVASRSVPVTLVDREGRHDFVTRLASVAGGTAPLGDAGRPIGEFASDVERAAVAEVGDGWVRLVDDRILSADAVVVTTGAEVSRPPIEGIEHAYGLRNAQDAAWLRSAIAEAESLVIIGGGATGVQLAGAASIAHPGLRIELLEAEHRLLAGLPAELASGARRILGDRGVVVRLSHSVERITTAGVETAYGSVDGIVVWAGGFEADTSGIGLPTAEDGRILVDDRLRVRDFERTFAAGDVAAHVDGRGDRLPMSAQVAVGAGSAAGANAARLVRGRDLQRVRLSQIGWVLDLGGRRGVARVGPFSLSAPFLDQFAPVIHDLIDLKNLLEIGGAAGLRFAPSSVTGPLGCVSPDVPDAGVRPRLASDRRSADR, encoded by the coding sequence ATGGGTGAAAGCATCGACACCAGGGACGGCGTGATTGTCGTGGGCGGCGGCTACGCGGGTCTTCATGCAGTGCGGGCGGTGGCCAGCCGTTCGGTCCCCGTGACGCTCGTGGATCGGGAAGGCCGACATGATTTCGTGACCCGCCTCGCATCCGTCGCCGGCGGCACCGCACCGTTGGGTGACGCCGGCAGGCCGATTGGAGAGTTCGCCTCCGACGTGGAGCGCGCCGCGGTGGCAGAGGTCGGCGACGGCTGGGTGCGGCTGGTCGACGATCGGATCCTCTCAGCTGATGCGGTCGTCGTGACAACCGGTGCCGAGGTCTCACGGCCTCCGATTGAGGGCATAGAGCATGCGTACGGACTTCGCAACGCACAGGATGCTGCGTGGCTACGGTCGGCGATAGCCGAGGCTGAGTCCCTCGTGATCATCGGTGGTGGCGCCACAGGGGTGCAGCTCGCCGGAGCGGCATCCATCGCCCATCCCGGGCTTCGCATCGAGCTACTCGAGGCAGAGCACAGGTTGCTGGCTGGTCTGCCCGCCGAGCTGGCCTCGGGCGCGCGGCGGATCCTCGGTGACAGGGGCGTGGTGGTTCGTCTCAGCCACAGCGTCGAGCGAATCACCACCGCTGGAGTGGAGACCGCCTACGGCTCGGTCGACGGCATCGTCGTCTGGGCCGGCGGCTTCGAGGCCGACACGTCGGGCATCGGGCTGCCCACCGCCGAGGACGGGCGGATTCTTGTTGACGACCGGCTCCGGGTGCGCGACTTCGAGCGCACGTTCGCGGCCGGCGACGTGGCAGCCCACGTCGACGGCCGCGGCGACCGGCTCCCGATGTCGGCCCAGGTTGCCGTGGGTGCAGGCTCGGCCGCCGGCGCCAACGCAGCCCGTCTGGTGCGCGGCCGAGATCTGCAACGGGTCCGACTGTCACAGATCGGCTGGGTGCTCGATCTCGGAGGTCGCCGGGGAGTCGCCCGGGTGGGCCCGTTCTCGCTGAGCGCTCCGTTCCTGGACCAGTTCGCTCCGGTCATTCACGACTTGATCGACCTCAAGAACCTCTTGGAGATCGGCGGCGCCGCAGGCCTACGGTTCGCGCCTTCGTCGGTCACGGGTCCGCTCGGCTGTGTGTCGCCAGACGTGCCCGACGCAGGTGTGCGTCCGAGGCTGGCTTCCGACCGGCGTTCAGCCGACCGGTGA
- a CDS encoding TetR/AcrR family transcriptional regulator codes for MARSTVSNRKKRTPLSRERVMEAAIGLADRDGIEPLTIRKLAAELEAKPMAIYHHVANKEEILDGMVDCVFAEIELPPADLRWTDAVRVRSVSAREALGRHPWATPMMESRTSPGPATLRQHDAMLGCLRRGGLSLEMAAHAYALIDSFVYGFALQEANLPGGGEGEIVEVAGDLVDAMPPGEYPHLVEFTDEHVMRPGYSFADTFEFGLDLLLDGLEAARLSASPDRTSD; via the coding sequence ATGGCCCGCTCAACTGTCAGCAACCGCAAGAAGCGGACACCACTCAGCAGGGAGCGCGTAATGGAGGCCGCGATCGGGCTCGCCGACCGCGACGGCATCGAGCCCCTGACGATCCGCAAGCTCGCTGCGGAGCTGGAGGCGAAGCCGATGGCCATCTACCACCACGTGGCCAACAAGGAGGAGATCCTCGACGGGATGGTTGACTGCGTGTTCGCAGAGATCGAGCTTCCGCCAGCGGACCTCCGGTGGACCGACGCAGTCAGGGTGCGCTCGGTCTCGGCTCGTGAGGCACTGGGCCGCCACCCCTGGGCCACCCCCATGATGGAGTCACGGACCTCACCAGGCCCGGCTACCCTGCGACAGCACGATGCCATGCTGGGCTGTCTGCGACGAGGGGGCCTGTCGCTCGAGATGGCAGCCCACGCCTACGCGCTGATCGACAGCTTCGTCTACGGCTTCGCTCTCCAGGAGGCGAACCTGCCCGGCGGCGGTGAGGGGGAGATCGTTGAGGTCGCCGGTGACCTGGTCGATGCGATGCCGCCCGGGGAGTACCCGCACCTGGTGGAGTTCACCGACGAGCACGTCATGCGACCCGGCTACAGCTTCGCCGACACCTTCGAGTTCGGACTCGACCTCCTGCTCGACGGCTTGGAGGCGGCTCGTCTCTCCGCGAGCCCGGACAGGACGAGCGACTGA
- a CDS encoding NAD(P)-dependent alcohol dehydrogenase: protein MRAVFQERYGSADALEVREIERPQPGEGEVVLEVHAAGVDRGVWHLMTGKPYAVRAAGYGITRPRQAVPGLDLAGTVVEVGKGVSRFEVGDDVFGIGIGSYAEYARAPEDKLVHKPATLSFDQAAAVAISGLTAIQAVEDVARVRPGQEVLVLGASGGVGSFAVQLAKAAGARVTGVSSGAKADFVSSLGADEVIDYATSDPTAAADTYDVIIDTGGRNGLGKLRHALTPTGTLVIVGGEDGGSFTGGTGRQLRAILLSPFVRQRLRTFVSKEHHEGVERLRSHIEAGNLTPAVSTTYPLERAADALRDLEEGRIRGKAVVRVRPG, encoded by the coding sequence ATGAGAGCCGTCTTCCAGGAACGCTACGGCTCGGCCGACGCGCTGGAGGTTCGCGAGATCGAGCGTCCCCAGCCCGGGGAGGGCGAAGTGGTCCTCGAGGTCCACGCCGCCGGGGTCGACCGCGGCGTGTGGCACCTGATGACCGGCAAGCCCTACGCGGTGCGGGCCGCCGGCTACGGGATCACCCGACCCCGGCAAGCGGTTCCCGGGCTCGATCTGGCAGGCACGGTCGTGGAGGTGGGCAAGGGCGTGAGCAGGTTCGAGGTCGGAGACGACGTGTTCGGGATCGGCATCGGCTCCTATGCGGAGTACGCACGTGCCCCCGAGGACAAGCTGGTGCACAAGCCGGCCACCCTTTCCTTCGACCAGGCCGCTGCAGTCGCCATATCGGGACTTACCGCCATCCAGGCCGTCGAGGACGTCGCCCGGGTGCGCCCCGGTCAGGAAGTGCTCGTGCTGGGGGCCTCCGGAGGCGTCGGCAGCTTCGCGGTGCAGCTGGCAAAGGCGGCCGGTGCGAGGGTGACCGGCGTCAGCAGCGGCGCCAAGGCCGACTTCGTAAGCTCTCTCGGAGCTGATGAGGTGATCGACTACGCGACGTCGGATCCGACGGCTGCGGCGGACACCTACGACGTGATCATCGACACCGGCGGTCGCAACGGACTCGGCAAGCTCCGCCACGCCCTCACACCGACGGGCACGCTCGTGATCGTCGGCGGTGAGGACGGGGGCAGCTTCACCGGCGGCACCGGAAGACAGCTCAGGGCGATACTCCTGTCACCGTTCGTGCGTCAGCGCCTGAGGACCTTCGTCTCCAAGGAGCACCACGAGGGAGTCGAGCGGCTGCGCTCTCACATCGAGGCCGGCAACCTCACCCCGGCGGTCAGCACCACGTACCCACTGGAACGCGCCGCCGACGCACTGCGGGACCTCGAGGAAGGGCGCATCCGCGGCAAGGCCGTCGTGCGGGTTCGACCGGGATGA
- a CDS encoding DUF2256 and DUF3253 domain-containing protein — protein sequence MSRSPQRSKTCAVCGRRMVWRKAWERNWDEVRYCSAGCRKRRRRPVDRKLEDAILGLLSETDRNGSICPTDAARLVGSEQWRSLVEPARAAARRLHAKGRIQILQDGRPVDASTARGPIRLANTN from the coding sequence ATGAGCCGATCCCCTCAACGGTCAAAGACCTGCGCCGTTTGCGGTCGACGCATGGTCTGGCGCAAGGCCTGGGAGCGCAACTGGGACGAAGTCAGGTACTGCTCGGCTGGCTGTCGGAAGCGGCGACGGCGCCCCGTCGACCGCAAGCTCGAGGATGCCATCTTGGGACTGTTGTCTGAGACGGACAGAAACGGCTCCATCTGTCCCACCGACGCCGCCCGACTGGTTGGCTCTGAACAATGGAGGTCTCTCGTCGAACCCGCTCGTGCGGCGGCCAGACGCCTGCACGCAAAGGGACGGATTCAGATACTGCAGGACGGAAGACCGGTCGATGCCTCAACAGCGCGGGGGCCAATTCGATTGGCCAACACCAACTAG
- a CDS encoding DoxX family protein, which yields MKYLGKLAQAAAALWILNVWFNRFNKDTGYRGGDATNMKEEFEEYGFSENAMYAVGAAKVSLASLMLVGLFKPRVTRPASVGLAAFMLGAIGMHLKVGDPFKRYLPALSVFSLATTSAILSGTPKSEPSGMELEAAATT from the coding sequence ATGAAATATCTTGGAAAATTGGCCCAGGCCGCTGCTGCTCTGTGGATCCTCAATGTCTGGTTCAACCGGTTCAACAAGGACACCGGCTACCGAGGCGGCGACGCGACCAACATGAAGGAAGAGTTCGAGGAGTACGGGTTCTCGGAGAACGCCATGTACGCGGTGGGCGCGGCGAAGGTGAGCCTTGCCAGCTTGATGTTGGTCGGACTCTTCAAGCCAAGGGTGACCCGCCCCGCCTCGGTCGGCCTGGCCGCCTTCATGCTTGGTGCCATAGGCATGCACCTCAAGGTCGGCGATCCCTTCAAGCGCTACCTGCCCGCGCTATCGGTCTTCTCGCTTGCAACGACTTCGGCGATCCTGAGCGGAACCCCTAAGTCGGAACCGAGCGGCATGGAACTGGAAGCGGCAGCTACGACCTGA
- a CDS encoding sialate O-acetylesterase codes for MTSVVVALLAVACAAPGGSGSPATEPEAQLGSTLECPWDESDPGMRTFIVSGQSNMVAAGGIPETFPAAYRAGTDRLQMFDGGTWKRLGIPASGKWGPEIAFAWTMHAACPDSDIGFIKYAVGGTSIDLWVPGALHGSTLESKITAAWQARPGLSFEGFLFQQGGADMHTRERAESWGDDYLSIVDYLRGTPQVPDDMPFLHGTYRTGSIPDDLTGLDPDSIPSPAPDRPFAVHVSVEQWNVQAERPGVHAVVHRDLPVLGDGIHWTPDGIRAAGRNFADAFVNEAS; via the coding sequence GTGACGAGCGTCGTTGTCGCGTTGCTCGCCGTCGCATGCGCGGCGCCGGGCGGCTCGGGTTCACCGGCGACCGAACCCGAGGCGCAGCTCGGTTCGACCCTCGAGTGTCCCTGGGACGAGTCGGACCCGGGGATGCGGACGTTCATCGTGTCGGGACAGTCGAACATGGTCGCTGCAGGAGGCATACCCGAGACCTTCCCCGCCGCCTACCGGGCCGGCACCGACCGACTGCAGATGTTCGACGGCGGGACATGGAAGCGCCTGGGCATCCCCGCGTCGGGCAAGTGGGGCCCCGAGATCGCGTTCGCATGGACGATGCACGCCGCATGTCCGGACTCGGACATCGGGTTCATCAAGTATGCGGTCGGAGGAACCTCCATCGACCTGTGGGTGCCCGGGGCCCTGCACGGATCCACCCTCGAGTCGAAGATCACGGCAGCTTGGCAGGCCCGCCCAGGGCTGTCATTCGAGGGGTTCCTCTTCCAGCAGGGCGGTGCAGACATGCACACCCGCGAGCGGGCGGAGAGTTGGGGCGACGACTACCTGTCGATCGTCGACTACCTGCGTGGCACGCCCCAGGTTCCTGACGACATGCCGTTCCTGCACGGCACGTACCGAACGGGTTCGATCCCCGATGACCTCACGGGACTCGACCCGGACTCGATTCCATCTCCCGCCCCGGACCGGCCCTTCGCAGTTCATGTGTCGGTTGAGCAGTGGAACGTGCAGGCGGAGCGGCCCGGGGTGCACGCCGTGGTCCATCGGGACCTCCCGGTGCTGGGCGATGGCATCCACTGGACTCCCGACGGGATCCGGGCCGCGGGTCGGAACTTCGCCGATGCATTCGTGAACGAAGCGTCCTGA
- a CDS encoding alpha/beta hydrolase: MPDRSFLAAIALSVMFPLASCAGTTDQGVAAQGTGQYTSSSTDAVSTTSTSLARADISIMCDPTSGSGCLVPTPNPDEQSPLIWKEGLQPEFANISYGSDPAQELDIYPAESSPSRGTIVAIHGGGFVGGDRSMMTEWFGPIVKQLDRGFAIVNIEYRHTDGAENPFPAAVEDTAKAINWVRANASTYNLNVDTLIVAGHSAGATLATLAGVATSESWTNAPDVEVDGYVSFAAIMDFASPSMDDANRGWLGSSLDPNATFDASPVDHVEAADPPGFIAHGDQDGIVPVSQSEEFVSKADQAGVPSERVWFDKVTTGDPSCRNHVCMCGVNSAALDQWFDLVANGEI, translated from the coding sequence GTGCCTGATCGTTCTTTCTTGGCTGCAATAGCGCTGTCCGTGATGTTCCCACTGGCATCATGCGCCGGGACTACCGATCAAGGCGTCGCGGCCCAGGGCACAGGCCAATACACCTCCTCGTCAACCGACGCGGTGTCGACGACATCCACGAGCCTGGCCAGAGCGGATATCTCGATCATGTGTGATCCGACCTCGGGGTCGGGCTGTCTCGTGCCCACTCCGAACCCGGATGAGCAGAGTCCACTCATATGGAAGGAAGGCCTTCAACCGGAGTTCGCCAACATTTCTTACGGTTCTGATCCAGCCCAGGAACTCGATATCTACCCCGCTGAGTCATCACCCTCCAGGGGTACGATCGTCGCCATTCATGGTGGCGGTTTCGTCGGTGGTGACAGATCCATGATGACGGAGTGGTTTGGGCCAATCGTCAAACAGCTTGACCGCGGTTTCGCCATCGTGAACATCGAATACCGCCACACGGATGGTGCCGAGAATCCGTTCCCGGCAGCGGTTGAGGACACTGCCAAAGCAATCAACTGGGTGCGCGCCAACGCTTCCACGTACAACCTGAATGTTGACACCCTCATCGTTGCCGGCCATTCCGCTGGGGCTACGCTGGCGACGCTCGCTGGTGTGGCTACAAGCGAGAGCTGGACCAATGCTCCCGATGTCGAAGTAGATGGCTACGTCTCATTTGCTGCGATCATGGACTTCGCAAGCCCATCCATGGATGATGCAAATCGAGGCTGGCTCGGTTCCAGCTTGGACCCAAATGCAACCTTTGACGCATCCCCGGTGGACCACGTCGAAGCCGCCGACCCACCGGGCTTCATAGCTCATGGCGACCAGGATGGGATCGTGCCGGTATCGCAATCCGAGGAGTTCGTGTCCAAAGCCGATCAGGCAGGGGTTCCAAGTGAGCGCGTTTGGTTTGACAAGGTGACGACCGGCGATCCATCGTGCCGAAACCACGTTTGCATGTGTGGTGTCAACTCGGCGGCTCTGGACCAGTGGTTCGACTTGGTCGCCAACGGCGAGATCTGA